One window of the Lentimicrobium sp. L6 genome contains the following:
- a CDS encoding GIY-YIG nuclease family protein: MTRLSIPHKNTLILFYTYILYSQSLDLFYKGSTNNIEDRVLRHNKGLESFTSKGIPWNLLWYTKKSSKSEAYRLEMKLKNLSRERLIRFIIKYKDDIIDTKMISILNIRVSNKP, encoded by the coding sequence AAAAACACGTTGATCCTGTTCTACACATATATCCTATACTCTCAGTCCTTAGATTTATTTTATAAAGGATCAACAAACAACATAGAAGACAGAGTTCTCAGACATAATAAAGGACTAGAAAGCTTCACATCAAAAGGAATTCCTTGGAACTTATTATGGTACACCAAAAAGTCATCAAAAAGCGAAGCCTATAGGCTAGAAATGAAGTTAAAAAACCTTAGTAGAGAAAGATTAATAAGGTTTATTATAAAATATAAAGATGATATTATTGATACAAAGATGATTAGCATCCTAAATATTAGGGTTTCGAATAAGCCATAA